In the genome of Bacteroidota bacterium, one region contains:
- a CDS encoding T9SS type A sorting domain-containing protein → VCRVTSSIVPVLEIYSRPLHLFVEGSLSVDRQTDGFPSTFSLEQNYPNPFNPVTTIGFQIADYGLVTLKVFDLLGREVATLVNEVMEPGRYERVFSAKGGSASGENLASGVYLYQLKARSFVQTRKFLLVR, encoded by the coding sequence CGTATGCCGGGTAACGAGCAGCATTGTGCCCGTTCTGGAAATCTATAGCCGCCCCCTGCACCTTTTCGTGGAGGGTAGTTTGAGCGTGGATCGACAGACTGATGGATTTCCGTCGACATTCTCACTGGAACAGAATTATCCGAACCCGTTCAACCCAGTGACGACCATTGGATTTCAGATTGCGGATTACGGATTGGTGACGCTCAAGGTTTTCGACCTGCTCGGCAGAGAAGTGGCGACGCTGGTGAATGAGGTGATGGAGCCGGGGAGGTATGAGCGGGTGTTCTCCGCGAAAGGCGGATCCGCCTCCGGCGAGAACCTCGCAAGTGGAGTCTATCTGTATCAGCTGAAGGCCAGGAGTTTTGTTCAGACAAGAAAGTTTTTGTTGGTGAGATAA